Proteins from a genomic interval of Paenibacillus sp. FSL R5-0623:
- a CDS encoding O-methyltransferase — protein MNLTPDEYVNQLFQEDELLLKVKEAIRSNGMPEVSVAAAYGRLLTFLAKTSKAEAALEIGVLGGYSGICIARGLRENGTLTSLELKEEYAAMARGHLEEGGFGEKVEYRIGPAADSLEQLEQEGRTFDFFFIDADKENYPVYLDYAIKLARPGAVIVGDNCFLRGRTLNPDKQGPAVLAVRRFNEQMASDPRLVTTMLPDYDGLVLAWVK, from the coding sequence GTGAATCTGACCCCTGATGAATATGTAAATCAATTATTTCAAGAGGATGAGCTTTTGCTGAAAGTGAAAGAGGCCATCCGTTCGAACGGTATGCCGGAAGTTTCGGTTGCTGCTGCATATGGACGATTGCTCACGTTTCTAGCGAAGACATCCAAAGCAGAAGCTGCGCTCGAAATCGGCGTGCTGGGCGGTTACAGTGGGATCTGCATTGCACGCGGTTTACGTGAGAATGGAACCCTGACTTCGCTGGAACTGAAAGAGGAATATGCGGCAATGGCGCGTGGTCATCTGGAAGAAGGCGGTTTTGGCGAAAAGGTAGAGTACCGCATTGGCCCGGCGGCAGACAGCCTCGAGCAATTGGAGCAGGAAGGTCGCACATTTGATTTCTTCTTTATTGATGCAGATAAGGAGAATTATCCGGTATATCTCGATTATGCCATTAAGCTGGCCCGGCCAGGTGCTGTCATTGTAGGCGATAATTGTTTCCTGCGTGGTCGTACACTGAATCCGGACAAGCAGGGCCCGGCCGTGCTTGCGGTTCGCCGTTTCAATGAACAGATGGCAAGTGACCCGCGCCTGGTGACGACCATGTTGCCCGATTACGATGGGCTGGTACTTGCCTGGGTGAAGTAA
- a CDS encoding asparaginase produces the protein MSKTSNLRPWAVWSTAALTALTISLSPIGTYAAHAATVEVKGTTGAVQTATTTPARNTSIPAIPDSSKQSALPNVLVIGTGGTIAGQSEDATSFQNYKAGTLPIGEMVDALPDKQKIADVSTLQFGNSGSGSYSMADLYDLSQTVDKALAMYDSVVVTTGTDTMEEIAYFLDMTVQSDKPVVITGSMRPWTVIGSDAQANLYNAIKLAGSGRTTSFGTVLMLNDTIQLARGVTKTNDYRTDTFETPMLGAVGYIDEENIRIYRAPARALKPEGTAKPVFDLSKITKADLAKVEIAISYQEAGGGAIEGFVSSGAKGIVTSGTGAGGISRAMGQARTKAIEEGVIFVTTTRTGSGSVYGGGNGIIAGDNLSPQQARVLLMLGLSFSDDFDTIKKWFETYGTPEV, from the coding sequence ATGAGTAAAACATCCAATCTTCGTCCCTGGGCCGTATGGAGTACCGCAGCTTTAACAGCACTAACCATCTCATTGTCCCCCATTGGAACCTACGCTGCGCACGCAGCTACGGTAGAGGTGAAAGGTACAACAGGTGCTGTTCAGACAGCAACCACTACTCCGGCTCGCAATACTTCCATCCCTGCAATACCAGACTCTTCCAAGCAATCTGCACTCCCTAATGTATTGGTGATCGGAACTGGCGGAACGATTGCAGGTCAATCTGAGGATGCTACCAGCTTCCAGAATTACAAGGCAGGTACACTTCCGATTGGAGAGATGGTAGACGCCTTACCGGATAAACAGAAGATTGCTGATGTTAGCACACTCCAATTCGGAAACTCAGGTTCAGGTTCCTATAGCATGGCCGACCTCTATGACTTGTCGCAGACGGTAGACAAAGCTCTGGCAATGTATGACAGTGTTGTCGTTACCACGGGTACAGATACTATGGAAGAAATCGCTTATTTCCTCGATATGACGGTTCAGAGTGACAAACCTGTCGTGATTACAGGCTCCATGCGTCCATGGACCGTCATCGGCTCTGACGCTCAAGCCAATCTGTACAACGCCATCAAACTTGCAGGCAGTGGTCGTACCACTTCATTCGGCACAGTACTCATGTTGAATGACACAATCCAGCTTGCTCGCGGTGTAACCAAGACTAATGATTATCGGACAGATACGTTTGAAACGCCGATGCTCGGCGCTGTAGGATATATAGATGAAGAGAACATTCGAATATACCGTGCTCCTGCACGTGCCTTGAAACCAGAAGGCACAGCAAAGCCCGTATTTGATCTAAGTAAAATCACTAAGGCAGATCTGGCCAAAGTAGAAATTGCGATCTCATATCAAGAAGCTGGCGGCGGAGCCATTGAAGGATTCGTGAGCAGTGGTGCCAAAGGAATCGTGACTTCCGGTACCGGAGCTGGCGGTATATCCAGAGCTATGGGACAAGCTCGTACCAAAGCGATTGAAGAAGGTGTCATCTTTGTGACCACCACTCGGACGGGTTCAGGAAGTGTGTACGGCGGCGGCAATGGTATCATTGCAGGCGACAACCTGAGTCCACAACAAGCTCGTGTATTATTGATGCTGGGTTTGTCCTTCAGTGATGATTTTGATACCATCAAAAAATGGTTTGAAACGTACGGAACACCGGAAGTATAA
- a CDS encoding cytochrome P450, protein MKQAPRKYANYIPIRELETLEERLSPFKVYAELRDNTPVRYDEHRECWDVFGYEDVKYVLKNPKLFSSARDRANTSMLTTDPPKHKQLRDLVNQAFTPKAIEALAPRIQEITDELIAPHLSEGHMELIDDLATPLPVIVIAELIGVPAADRQKFKDWSDVLVKGARDDSEQAFQELLEEKKRNMQELHIYFTGIMEERRLQPKDDLISLLLAAEIDGQQLTSDEVVGFCILLLAAGNETTTNLITNAVRILSEQPELQQELREQPERITSAIEETLRYYPPIVAIGRVAKETVELNGQMIQAGEQVISWVGAANRDSAQFENPEDFISDRKPNRHMGFGFGIHFCLGAPLARLEARVVLHTLLQHMEHIQLVPGTPLQPIQSAFVFGVKHYPIQFNLINK, encoded by the coding sequence ATGAAACAGGCACCGAGAAAGTATGCAAATTACATTCCGATTCGGGAACTGGAGACTTTGGAAGAGAGGTTATCTCCCTTCAAGGTGTATGCAGAACTTCGTGATAACACTCCAGTCCGATATGATGAACATCGAGAATGTTGGGATGTTTTTGGTTATGAAGATGTGAAGTACGTTCTGAAAAATCCGAAACTGTTCTCTTCTGCACGTGATCGTGCCAATACGAGCATGTTGACCACAGACCCTCCCAAACACAAACAGCTGCGTGATCTGGTTAACCAGGCGTTTACACCCAAGGCCATTGAAGCATTGGCTCCGCGTATCCAGGAAATCACAGATGAGTTAATTGCTCCACACCTGTCAGAGGGACATATGGAACTTATTGATGACCTTGCAACACCATTGCCCGTCATTGTCATTGCGGAATTGATCGGAGTCCCTGCGGCGGATCGTCAAAAGTTCAAAGACTGGTCTGATGTGTTGGTGAAAGGTGCACGTGACGATAGTGAGCAGGCCTTCCAGGAATTATTGGAAGAGAAAAAAAGAAATATGCAGGAGTTGCATATCTATTTCACTGGCATTATGGAAGAACGTCGGTTGCAGCCCAAGGATGATCTGATCTCATTACTGCTTGCTGCGGAGATTGATGGTCAGCAATTGACTTCAGATGAGGTGGTAGGCTTCTGTATTCTCTTACTTGCTGCCGGTAATGAAACAACAACCAACCTGATTACCAATGCGGTTCGTATTCTGTCTGAACAACCCGAGCTACAACAGGAGTTGCGCGAACAGCCTGAACGGATTACTTCTGCGATTGAAGAGACGCTGAGATATTATCCGCCAATTGTCGCGATTGGGCGGGTCGCCAAGGAAACTGTAGAGTTGAATGGTCAGATGATTCAAGCTGGAGAGCAGGTGATTTCCTGGGTTGGAGCAGCTAATCGGGACAGTGCCCAATTTGAAAATCCGGAAGATTTCATCTCTGATCGCAAGCCGAACAGGCATATGGGCTTTGGTTTTGGCATTCATTTTTGTTTGGGTGCACCACTCGCTCGATTGGAGGCAAGGGTAGTTCTTCATACATTGCTTCAGCACATGGAGCACATTCAACTTGTGCCGGGAACGCCTCTGCAACCGATACAAAGTGCTTTTGTATTTGGCGTGAAACATTATCCGATACAATTCAATCTAATAAATAAATGA